In Uranotaenia lowii strain MFRU-FL chromosome 2, ASM2978415v1, whole genome shotgun sequence, one genomic interval encodes:
- the LOC129747901 gene encoding cytochrome b-c1 complex subunit 8: MGHGFGELAKVRGIVTHKISPYEQRAFAGWFEKAIPNTLRRIRSQIFIVAPPFVVGYLVYNYVESLHTQLGRKNPKDFENDQ, translated from the exons ATGGGTCACGGATTCGGTGAACTGGCCAAGGTCCGAGGTATTGTTACCCACAAAATCTCGCCCTACGAGCAGCGTGCCTTTGCTGGTTGGTTCGAAAAAGCCATCCCCAACACACTGCGTCGCATCCGGTCTCAGATTTTCATTGTGGCTCCAC CATTCGTTGTGGGCTATCTGGTCTACAACTATGTGGAGAGTCTGCATACCCAGTTGGGTCGTAAGAATCCCAAGGATTTCGAAAACGACCAGTGA
- the LOC129748908 gene encoding polyglutamylase complex subunit TTLL1 isoform X2 has translation MKICFCTDLDKSVLISNFEKRGWMQVSADDDWNFYWAGTGTCRNIFSVDSGYRMHDNQLINHFPNHYELSRKDLLVKNIKRYRKDLERDGNPLAEKSEINIPGGSKYLYLDFIPVTFVLPADYNMFVEEYRKNPQSTWIMKPCGKSQGAGIFLINKLSKLKRWSREAKTSFHPQIGKESYVISRYIENPLLIGGKKFDLRLYVLVTSFRPLKAYLFRLGFCRFCTVKYDTSVTELDNMYVHLTNVSVQKHGGEYNSHHGGKWSVQNLRLYLEGTRGKEVTDKLFGAITWLIVHSLKAVSSVMASDRHCFECYGYDIIIDNTLKPWLVEVNASPSLTSTTANDRILKYKLIDNILNIVLPPDGIPDVRWNKIPSPDMLGNFDLLIDEEIANQEDGMPTGNGKSRSSHTRWK, from the exons atgaaaatttgcttctGCACAGACCTGGACAAATCGGTGTTGATAAGTAATTTCGAAAAACGTGGCTGGATGCAGGTCTCGGCCGACGATGACTGGAACTTTTACTGGGCTGGAACCGGAACGTGTCGGAACATCTTTAGTGTAGACAGTGGCTACCGGATGCACGATAACCAACTCATAAATCATTTTCCCAATCATTACGAGCTCTCCCGCAAGGATTTGTTGGTCAAGAACATCAAACGTTACCGGAAAGACCTGGAACGGGACGGGAATCCTCTGGCGGAGAAATCTGAAATCAATATACCAGGAGGTTCCAAGTACCTGTATCTGGATTTCATTCCGGTGACATTTGTTCTGCCAGCCGATTACAACATGTTCGTCGAGGAGTATCGCAAAAATCCCCAGAGCACCTGGATTATGAAACCATGTGGAAAGTCCCAGGGCGCGGGAATCTTTCTCATCAACAAGCTGTCCAAATTGAAGCGGTGGTCGCGGGAGGCGAAAACTTCCTTCCATCCGCAAATCGGAAAGGAGAGCTATGTCATTTCGAG ATATATAGAAAATCCGTTGTTAATCGGAGGAAAGAAATTCGATCTGCGGCTGTACGTGCTGGTGACTTCGTTTAGACCGCTGAAGGCCTACCTGTTTAGGCTTGGGTTTTGTCGATTTTGCACCGTCAAGTACGATACCAGTGTAACTGAATTGGATAATATGTACGTCCATCTAACCAATGTCAGCGTGCAGAAACATGGG GGCGAGTACAACAGCCATCACGGAGGCAAATGGAGCGTACAAAATCTTCGGCTCTATCTGGAAGGAACCCGAGGCAAGGAGGTGACTGATAAGTTGTTTGGGGCCATAACCTGGTTGATAGTCCATTCGCTGAAAGCTGTTTCCAGTGTTATGGCCAGTGATCGACACTGTTTCGAGTGCTATGGGTACGATATTATAATTGACAACACCTTGAAACCGTGGTTAGTGGAGGTTAACGCTTCACCATCATTGACTTCAACCACGGCCAATGATCGAATCTTGAAGTACAAACTCATCGATAATATATTGAACATTGTTTTGCCACCGGATGGAATTcctga TGTAAGATGGAATAAAATTCCTAGTCCGGATATGTTGGGAAACTTTGATTTGCTCATCGATGAGGAAATTGCTAACCAAGAAGACGGTATGCCCACCGGTAACGGTAAAAGTCGCTCGAGCCATACCCGGTGGAAATGA
- the LOC129747918 gene encoding probable 39S ribosomal protein L23, mitochondrial, producing MSTRWYPIFQRGNPQLRVFLPNFWLKLIKPEHEQPPNVVQFGCSMEMTKYDVRNYLEQIYKLPVVEVRTRIALGKTKQDPVKGYVTKEEDMKVAYVTLPKDIKFEFPNLFPDQAKQKIEDDKKQLDEAKKNHKKYLEKNKDRPGTPGWYTI from the exons ATGTCCACCCGGTGGTATCCGATTTTCCAGCGGGGAAATCCGCAGCTTCGCGTGTTCCTGCCGAACTTCTGGCTCAAGCTGATAAAGCCGGAACACGAACAGCCCCCGAATGTGGTCCAGTTTGGGTGCTCGATGGAGATGACCAAGTACGATGTGCGCAACTATTTGGAACAAATCTACAAACTTCCGGTGGTGGAGGTCCGTACCCGGATAGCTCTCGGGAAAACCAAACAGGATCCGGTCAAGGGCTATGTCACCAAAGAGGAGGACATGAAGGTGGCGTATGTTACCCTG CCAAAGGATATAAAGTTCGAGTTCCCGAATCTGTTTCCGGATCAAGCCAAACAGAAAATCGAGGACGATAAAAAGCAGCTTGATGAGGCCAAGAAGAATCACAAAAAGTATCTGGAAAAGAACAAGGACCGACCTGGCACGCCCGGTTGGTATACGATTTAA
- the LOC129748908 gene encoding polyglutamylase complex subunit TTLL1 isoform X1, which translates to MSTSEPKRLSTNLATMYGRISTGHERMKICFCTDLDKSVLISNFEKRGWMQVSADDDWNFYWAGTGTCRNIFSVDSGYRMHDNQLINHFPNHYELSRKDLLVKNIKRYRKDLERDGNPLAEKSEINIPGGSKYLYLDFIPVTFVLPADYNMFVEEYRKNPQSTWIMKPCGKSQGAGIFLINKLSKLKRWSREAKTSFHPQIGKESYVISRYIENPLLIGGKKFDLRLYVLVTSFRPLKAYLFRLGFCRFCTVKYDTSVTELDNMYVHLTNVSVQKHGGEYNSHHGGKWSVQNLRLYLEGTRGKEVTDKLFGAITWLIVHSLKAVSSVMASDRHCFECYGYDIIIDNTLKPWLVEVNASPSLTSTTANDRILKYKLIDNILNIVLPPDGIPDVRWNKIPSPDMLGNFDLLIDEEIANQEDGMPTGNGKSRSSHTRWK; encoded by the exons ATGTCAACATCAGAACCTAAAAGGCTTTCCACCAATCTGGCCACCATGTACGGGAG AATTTCCACAGGGCACGaaaggatgaaaatttgcttctGCACAGACCTGGACAAATCGGTGTTGATAAGTAATTTCGAAAAACGTGGCTGGATGCAGGTCTCGGCCGACGATGACTGGAACTTTTACTGGGCTGGAACCGGAACGTGTCGGAACATCTTTAGTGTAGACAGTGGCTACCGGATGCACGATAACCAACTCATAAATCATTTTCCCAATCATTACGAGCTCTCCCGCAAGGATTTGTTGGTCAAGAACATCAAACGTTACCGGAAAGACCTGGAACGGGACGGGAATCCTCTGGCGGAGAAATCTGAAATCAATATACCAGGAGGTTCCAAGTACCTGTATCTGGATTTCATTCCGGTGACATTTGTTCTGCCAGCCGATTACAACATGTTCGTCGAGGAGTATCGCAAAAATCCCCAGAGCACCTGGATTATGAAACCATGTGGAAAGTCCCAGGGCGCGGGAATCTTTCTCATCAACAAGCTGTCCAAATTGAAGCGGTGGTCGCGGGAGGCGAAAACTTCCTTCCATCCGCAAATCGGAAAGGAGAGCTATGTCATTTCGAG ATATATAGAAAATCCGTTGTTAATCGGAGGAAAGAAATTCGATCTGCGGCTGTACGTGCTGGTGACTTCGTTTAGACCGCTGAAGGCCTACCTGTTTAGGCTTGGGTTTTGTCGATTTTGCACCGTCAAGTACGATACCAGTGTAACTGAATTGGATAATATGTACGTCCATCTAACCAATGTCAGCGTGCAGAAACATGGG GGCGAGTACAACAGCCATCACGGAGGCAAATGGAGCGTACAAAATCTTCGGCTCTATCTGGAAGGAACCCGAGGCAAGGAGGTGACTGATAAGTTGTTTGGGGCCATAACCTGGTTGATAGTCCATTCGCTGAAAGCTGTTTCCAGTGTTATGGCCAGTGATCGACACTGTTTCGAGTGCTATGGGTACGATATTATAATTGACAACACCTTGAAACCGTGGTTAGTGGAGGTTAACGCTTCACCATCATTGACTTCAACCACGGCCAATGATCGAATCTTGAAGTACAAACTCATCGATAATATATTGAACATTGTTTTGCCACCGGATGGAATTcctga TGTAAGATGGAATAAAATTCCTAGTCCGGATATGTTGGGAAACTTTGATTTGCTCATCGATGAGGAAATTGCTAACCAAGAAGACGGTATGCCCACCGGTAACGGTAAAAGTCGCTCGAGCCATACCCGGTGGAAATGA